In Mixophyes fleayi isolate aMixFle1 chromosome 4, aMixFle1.hap1, whole genome shotgun sequence, the following proteins share a genomic window:
- the LOC142151948 gene encoding G2/mitotic-specific cyclin-B2-like, which translates to MATRRAAGPREADNAIAGAMRSKAQLNGRRAALGEIGNKVTVRGKQPLVKNANAVVAKTTKPVTTKGTNVISKPKAVPVKVTVIESPLKESSPIPMDVSIKEEEELCQAFSDALSSVEDIDAEDGDNPQLCSEYVMEIYNYLKQLELQQSVRPKYLDGKDLNERMRAILVDWLVQVHSRFQLLQETLYMGIAIMDRFLQVQSVSRNNLQLVGVTALLVASKYEEMYTPEVGDFVYITDNAYSASQIREMEMIILRELNFDLGRPLPLHFLRRASKSCSADAEQHTLAKYLMELTLIDYDMVHFHPSEIAAAALCLAQKVLGQGSWGATQNHYTGYSEEDLSLIMKHMAKNVTKVNQNLTKHVAVRNKYANSKLMKISTIPQLMSPVITDLAASLANRTAS; encoded by the exons ATGGCTACTCGCCGGGCTGCT GGTCCCCGTGAAGCTGACAATGCCATTGCAGGAGCAATGAGATCTAAAGCCCAGCTGAATGGTAGGAGAGCTGCTCTTGGTGAAATAGGCAACAAGGTGACAGTACGTGGAAAGCAGCCTTTGGTAAAG AATGCTAATGCAGTAGTGGCAAAGACAACTAAACCTGTAACTACCAAAGGGACAAATGTGATCTCTAAACCAAAGGCTGTACCTGTGAAGGTGACTGTGATTGAATCTCCCCTaaag GAATCTTCCCCAATTCCAATGGATGTGTCCATCAAGGAGGAAGAGGAACTGTGTCAAGCATTCTCTGATGCTCTAAGCAGTGTGGAAGATATTGATGCAGAAGATGGTGACAACCCTCAATTATGCAGTGAATATGTTATGGAAATCTACAACTACCTGAAACAACTAGAG ctCCAGCAATCTGTAAGACCAAAGTATCTGGATGGAAAGGATTTGAATGAACGCATGAGGGCTATCTTAGTTGACTGGCTGGTCCAAGTTCACTCCAGGTTTCAACTGCTTCAGGAAACTCTGTACATGGGTATTGCCATCATGGATCGGTTTCTTCAA GTTCAGTCCGTGTCCCGTAACAATCTGCAGCTTGTTGGTGTAACTGCACTCCTAGTGGCTTCCAAATATGAAGAGATGTACACCCCTGAGGTTGGAGACTTTGTTTACATAACTGACAATGCCTACAGTGCATCACAGATCAGAGAGATGGAAATGATTATTTTGCGTGAACTCAATTTTGACTTGGGCCGACCACTCCCCCTCCACTTCCTGAGACGTGCATCAAAGTCCTGCAGT GCTGATGCAGAACAGCATACACTTGCAAAGTACTTGATGGAGCTTACCTTGATTGACTATGATATGGTCCACTTCCATCCTTCTGAGATAGCAGCAGCTGCACTCTGTTTAGCCCAAAAGGTGCTTGGTCAGGGCAGCTGG GGAGCCACACAGAACCACTACACTGGCTACTCTGAGGAAGACTTGTCTCTGATCATGAAGCACATGGCTAAAAATGTTACTAAAGTCAACCAGAATCTGACAAAGCATGTG GCTGTGAGAAACAAGTATGCTAACAGCAAGCTAATGAAGATAAGCACCATTCCTCAGCTGATGTCTCCAGTTATTACTGATCTTGCTGCAAGTCTTGCCAATAGAACGGCCTCCTGA